A single region of the Anoplolepis gracilipes chromosome 1, ASM4749672v1, whole genome shotgun sequence genome encodes:
- the LOC140669011 gene encoding uncharacterized protein encodes MSRQLRGERDHVSRDYQEGYLSDFRDLHDLRDFRDFHRDPLGDIRDDRDREGPVSARSYRDDYPEEYDHRPTVASTSANLANNPVFLLSLAFS; translated from the coding sequence ATGTCGAGGCAGCTTCGAGGTGAACGGGACCACGTGAGCCGCGACTACCAAGAGGGCTACCTCAGTGACTTTCGGGACTTGCACGACCTCAGGGATTTCAGGGACTTTCATCGAGATCCCCTTGGAGACATCAGGGACGATCGGGATAGAGAAGGACCCGTTTCCGCCAGGTCTTATCGGGACGACTATCCGGAAGAATACGATCATCGTCCTACCGTTGCATCTACCTCGGCGAATCTCGCTAATAACCCG